The following proteins come from a genomic window of Chanos chanos chromosome 15, fChaCha1.1, whole genome shotgun sequence:
- the LOC115828919 gene encoding protocadherin gamma-C5-like, producing the protein MGIIYSQRRRLLFYCYFVFLWNTLDARIRYTIPEELKEGFVVGNIAKDLGLEISDIKGRRLRINSESGKTYFGVDMTKGEIIVNERIDRENLCGQNVPCLLPLELVLENPLQLHHIEIEIQDINDNTPQFLSNEGVLNIPESVNPGAKFHLESARDPDVASNSLRSYTLSNNNNFVLNVKNEDGTKIPELVVEKPLDREKQAVYRLTLTAVDGGNPMRSGTTTITIIVLDNNDNAPQFEKSSYEANIYENAPTGTEVLTVRATDLDEGLNGEVEYFLGGTTENKDTAFDIDPQTGVIKVSGQLDHEQRNLHKLEVIAKDRGNPQLEGHCTVKIIVTDVNDNAPDIILTSLTSPVPENAALNTVVALISTKDADSKDNGKVKLTVVPGSPFRLNSSVSNHYALVTNGVLDRETHAEYNIELKAVDSGSPAMSSNKILKIGISDINDNAPVFSQPSYSVYVKENVAPGSLLCSVAASDPDEGENSKISYSIRVTNIQDVPVSSYLYINSDNGSIFSMHSFDYEKIKVFQIQVQAKDRGSPSLSSNVTVQIFILDQNDNAPAVIYPSGVLGSVSHQRMPRSAKAGHLVTKVTAVDADSGHNAWMFYRLVEATDMSLFGVNLHTGEVRTKRSVSEQDDTSQRLIIEIKDNGEPVQSSTVTVDILLEERLPEPISNIQERNTDTNRKGTKITFYLIIALASVSVLSLMTFIILIVKCARHNRGSTTCCIRRGDSDGYKSPNRNLQIQLNTDGPIKYVEVLGGDMLSHSQSFGSCLSPLSEFSDFTLVKPSSTIDFKEINVLDASLPDSAWTFESQQTNVL; encoded by the exons ATGGGGATTATTTACAGTCAAAGGAGGAGGTTGctgttttactgttattttgtatttctttggAACACATTGGATGCACGCATTCGGTACACTATACCAGAGGAGTTAAAAGAGGGCTTTGTTGTTGGAAACATCGCCAAAGACCTTGGCTTGGAGATCTCTGACATAAAAGGTCGCAGATTACGAATAAATTCTGAGTCTGGTAAAACGTATTTTGGTGTGGATATGACAAAAGGTGAGATTATTGTAAATGAAAGAATCGACAGAGAGAATCTATGTGGGCAAAATGTTCCATGTTTATTACCACTGGAGCTTGTTTTAGAAAATCCTTTGCAGCTGCATCATATTGAGATTGAAATACAGGATATCAATGACAACACACCTCAGTTCCTCTCTAATGAAGGTGTTTTGAATATTCCGGAGTCTGTTAATCCCGGTGCTAAATTTCATCTTGAAAGTGCACGGGACCCTGACGTTGCATCAAATTCTTTACGATCGTATACTTTGAGCAATAACAACAATTTCgtattaaatgtaaaaaatgagGATGGAACGAAAATTCCAGAATTAGTGGTAGAAAAACCTcttgacagagaaaaacaggccGTTTACAGACTTACTCTGACAGCTGTGGATGGTGGCAATCCTATGCGATCCGGAACGACTACAATTACGATTATAGTTTTGGATAATAACGATAACGCTCCTCAGTTTGAAAAATCGTCGTATGAAGCTAATATTTATGAAAACGCGCCAACTGGCACTGAAGTTTTGACTGTTCGAGCCACAGATTTAGACGAGGGACTAAATGGGGAGGTGGAGTATTTCCTCGGCGgcacaactgaaaataaagataCTGCATTTGATATTGATCCTCAGACTGGTGTCATTAAAGTTAGCGGACAACTGGACCATGAACAGAGAAATTTACATAAACTGGAGGTAATAGCTAAAGACCGTGGGAATCCACAGTTAGAGGGACATTGTACTGTTAAAATAATAGTGACTGATGTAAATGATAATGCCCCAGATATAATTTTAACCTCATTGACGAGTCCAGTTCCGGAGAACGCCGCTCTTAATACTGTTGTTGCACTCATTAGTACAAAAGATGCTGATTCTAAAGATAACGGAAAAGTTAAACTAACTGTGGTACCTGGCTCGCCATTCCGACTCAATTCCTCTGTCTCCAACCATTACGCACTGGTTACGAATGGTGTACTAGATCGAGAGACGCACGCAGAATATAACATTGAATTAAAAGCAGTTGATTCAGGTTCGCCAGCGATGTCATCTAATAAAATCCTAAAAATCGGTATCTCAGACATCAATGACAATGCTCCAGTTTTCTCCCAGCCTTCGTATTCAGTTTATGTAAAGGAAAACGTTGCTCCAGGATCGCTCTTATGTTCTGTGGCTGCTTCTGACCCAGATGAAGGAGAAAATTCGAAAATCTCATATTCTATTCGTGTTACAAACATACAAGATGTACCTGTATCCTCGTATTTATACATAAATTCAGACAACGGAAGTATCTTTAGTATGCATTCCTTTGATTATGAAAAAATTAAAGTGTTTCAAATCCAGGTGCAGGCCAAAGACCGTGGTTCTCCATCACTTAGTAGCAACGTCACTGTTCAGATTTTTATTCTGGATCAAAATGACAATGCCCCTGCTGTCATTTACCCCTCTGGAGTCCTGGGCTCTGTTTCTCATCAGAGGATGCCCCGGTCTGCTAAAGCGGGACACCTCGTTACTAAGGTAACGGCAGTGGACGCTGACTCAGGTCACAACGCCTGGATGTTCTATAGACTTGTAGAGGCTACAGACATGTCCCTGTTCGGTGTAAATCTACATACAGGAGAGGTGAGGACTAAACGCTCAGTTTCTGAGCAGGATGACACCTCTCAGAGACTGATAATAGAGATAAAGGACAATGGAGAGCCAGTCCAGTCCAGCACAGTCACTGTGGATATACTGTTAGAAGAGAGGCTTCCTGAGCCAATCTCTAACATTCAGGAAAGAAATACAGACACCAACAGAAAAGGCACTAAAATCACATTCTACTTGATCATCGCTTTggcatctgtgtctgtgctgtcacTGATGACATTTATCATTTTGATTGTGAAATGTGCAAGACATAACAGGGGTAGCACAACGTGTTGCATCAGAAGGGGCGATTCTGATGGATACAAAAGCCCGAACAGAAATCTGCAGATCCAACTCAACACTGACGGGCCTATAAAATATGTGGAGGTCTTAGGAGGTGACATGCTGTCTCACAGTCAGTCCTTCgggtcctgtctctctccattgtcAGAATTCAGTGATTTCACCCTCGTTAAACCCAGCAGCACCATTGACTTTAAGGAAATTAATGTGCTTGATGCATCTCTGCCCGACAGCGCCTGGACATTTGAGAGTCAACAG ACCAATGTTCTATAA
- the LOC115828920 gene encoding protocadherin gamma-A11-like: MATGQIRYSIPEEMTVGSFVGNIGTDLGLDPKRLVSGKARVFTTGGSEYFGLDREKGHLIVKERIDREQLCGELSACSTSFNVILENPMELHRVTVEILDINDNSPVFPRGEIEIETSEAAPPGARFSLESAIDPDVGINTLQKYTLHPTDHFNLNIRSRADGSKNVEMVLQTALDREKKTNHYLTLTAVDGGKPQRSGTVKIHVLVLDVNDNVPVFSQSSYKTSVFENAAKGTLVTTVSATDADESSHNIQYYFEHPSATVKALFVIDSESGQVRVNGEIDYEKHKQFKIKVTARDQGGLTDSSEILIDVIDVNDNKPKITVMSFSSALPENADLGTVVAMINVEDFDSGDNGRVMCSIDRDLPFKIQSSSTNDYNLVTDSTLDREQTQEYNITIIAVDGGSPSLSTEEIITVKISDVNDHAPQFQQQKYNAYVLENNSPSVSIISVKAEDADWGPNARVSYFIADGDLNGEPLTSYVSINSDSGVIYAVKSFDFEQLKSFKIQVKAQDGGSPPLSSNTTLNIFIQDQNDNAPQILYPVQTSSSVVAEMVPRSADVGYLVTKVVAVDVDSGQNAWLSYKLQKATDRALFEVGAQNGEIRTVRQVTDKDAVKHRLTVVVEDNGQPSRSATVIVNVAVADSFPEVISEFTNFNHDTTYSDNLTFYLILALAVVSVLFIFSLIAIISVKIYRWRQNRLFYKSAPNLPVIPYYPPVYADGTLQRVYNYEMCGTTDSRMSDIKFVRPYSQNTLVNVSRAGTVQREKKEQEEDADLSFEVRNSFSVLTDLSITCIHCSHCAQFYVLRCFSK; this comes from the coding sequence ATGGCTACGGGACAGATCCGCTACTCTATTCCCGAGGAGATGACTGTAGGATCCTTTGTTGGAAACATTGGCACGGACCTAGGGCTGGACCCGAAAAGACTGGTTTCGGGAAAAGCACGGGTTTTCACGACAGGCGGCAGCGAATATTTTGGACTGGACAGGGAGAAAGGGCATTTAATcgtgaaagaaagaatagacCGTGAGCAGCTGTGTGGAGAACTGTCGGCTTGTAGTACCAGCTTTAATGTGATATTAGAAAATCCGATGGAGCTTCATCGCGTAACTGTGGAAATACTGGACATCAACGACAACAGCCCCGTATTTCCAAGGGgtgaaatagaaatagaaacgAGCGAGGCAGCCCCTCCTGGAGCACGCTTTTCTTTAGAGAGTGCGATAGATCCAGATGTTGGTATAAATACCTTACAGAAATATACCTTGCATCCAACTGATCATTTTAATCTGAACATTCGAAGCAGAGCAGATGGCAGTAAAAATGTAGAGATGGTTCTTCAAACCGCTCtcgacagagaaaagaaaacgaatCATTACTTAACGCTTACCGCTGTCGATGGTGGAAAACCTCAAAGATCAGGAACTGTGAAAATCCATGTTTTGGTTCTTGATGTGAACGATAATGTCCCCGTTTTCAGCCAGTCGTCTTACAAGACATCTGTTTTCGAAAATGCGGCGAAAGGGACTCTGGTCACAACAGTCAGCGCGACGGATGCGGATGAGTCAAGTCATAATATTCAGTATTATTTTGAACATCCAAGTGCTACTGTAAAAGCCTTATTTGTTATCGATTCTGAATCGGGTCAGGTTCGGGTCAACGGAGAAATAGATTATGAAAAACACAAGCAATTTAAGATTAAAGTAACTGCTAGAGATCAAGGAGGCTTGACTGATTCAAGTGAAATTTTAATTGATGTAATAGATGTAAATGATAATAAACCCAAAATAACCGTCATGTCCTTTTCTAGTGCTCTACCCGAGAACGCAGATCTTGGCACAGTTGTTGCCATGATCAATGTCGAAGATTTTGACTCTGGCGACAATGGTAGGGTCATGTGCTCTATAGATCGAGACCTTCCATTCAAAATACAGTCGTCGTCAACGAACGACTACAATCTCGTTACGGATTCAACActggacagagaacagacacaagaGTATAATATTACCATAATTGCGGTAGATGGAGGCAGCCCTTCCCTTTCAACTGAGGAGATAATAACCGTAAAGATATCAGACGTTAACGACCATGCACCTCAGTTTCAACAGCAGAAGTATAACGCATATGTCCTGGAGAATAATTCACCGTCTGTTTCTATCATTTCTGTTAAAGCTGAGGATGCAGACTGGGGACCAAACGCTAGAGTATCTTATTTTATTGCTGATGGAGATTTAAATGGAGAACCTCTAACATCATATGTGTCAATAAattcagacagtggagtcaTTTATGCTGTTaaatcatttgattttgaacaactaaaatcattcaaaatacaagtgaaagCTCAAGACGGGGGCTCACCCCCTCTAAGCAGCAATacaacactgaatattttcatcCAAGACCAGAACGACAATGCACCTCAGATTCTATACCCTGTGCAGACAAGCAGCTCAGTGGTAGCTGAAATGGTGCCTCGTTCAGCAGATGTTGGCTACCTTGTCACTAAAGTTGtggctgttgatgtggactctggacagaatgcctggctctcctataaactacagaaagccacagacagggctctgtttgaagttggagcacagaatggagaaatcagaacagtgcgtcaggtcactgataaagatgctgtgaaacacagactcactgttgtgGTGGAAGATAATGGACAGCCCTCTCGTTCAGCTACAGTCATTGTCAATGTTGCTGTGGCCGACAGTTTCCCTGAGGTCATTTCAGAGTTCACCAACTTTAACCATGACACAACATACAGTGAcaatctgactttttatttgattttggctCTGGCTGTGGTTTCAGTACTCTTCATCTTCTCACTAATTgccatcatttcagtcaaaatttATAGATGGAGGCAGAACAGGTTATTTTATAAATCTGCACCAAATCTACCAGTGATTCCATATTACCCACCAGTCTACGCCGATGGTACTTTACAGCGTGTGTATAATTATGAGATGTGTGGAACAACTGATTCCAGGATGAGTGACATCAAGTTTGTCAGGCcttacagtcagaacacactggTGAATGTGAGTCGTGCAggaactgtacagagagaaaagaaagaacaggaggaggacGCTGATCTGTCCTTCGAGGTGAgaaattctttctctgtcttgactGATTTGTCCATCACCTGCATTCACTGCAGTCACTGTGCTCAGTTTTATGTCCTTAGATGTTTCTCCAAATGA